CGACGACAATGAGTACGTTGTCAGTGATGGAAGTGCGGTGATTGTGCCTGCGGGTGCGGAGCATAATGTTATTAATACTTCCACCTCTGAGGATTTAAAGCTTTACACTCTTTATTCTCCAGCGGAGCATAAAGAGGGGATTATCCAGGCCACCAAAGAAGAGGCCGAGGCCCGGCACGAACAAGAACAGTTTGATGGTCAAACCACTGAATAAAAATAAAATAAAAAAAAGACTTCGCCTTAACAGTGAAGTCTTTTTTTGTGAGTAAATTTATTCTTTTTCCGCGCGGCTAAATTTTAACTGTAAACCTTCGGCGCTAATTAAGGTTAGGGCATCACCTTCTAGTTTATACTCTGGATTCGATTGTAGGGTTTGGCTGATAGTGCGCTCAGCATCCATTAAATCTTCGTTCTCGCAATACATTAAGGTGGAAATTATGCTCTCAGTGATAATAATTTGCTGGTCTTTGATAATGTAGTTGCCGCCAAAACTATTGCAAGCGCGACCGTAAAC
This window of the Candidatus Parcubacteria bacterium genome carries:
- a CDS encoding cupin domain-containing protein (Derived by automated computational analysis using gene prediction method: Protein Homology.); amino-acid sequence: MKGYNDNIEELTLANTNFREVLYTGKHAQLVLMSLKPGEEIGSEVHGEIDQFFRFEGGEGKVLVDDNEYVVSDGSAVIVPAGAEHNVINTSTSEDLKLYTLYSPAEHKEGIIQATKEEAEARHEQEQFDGQTTE